Proteins co-encoded in one Pogoniulus pusillus isolate bPogPus1 chromosome 15, bPogPus1.pri, whole genome shotgun sequence genomic window:
- the LOC135181593 gene encoding olfactory receptor 10AC1-like has translation MPCEGCMERDNKSSDVTMEFLLLGFPELLCLRIFLLLIFCIVHLATVAGNVMIIVAVVMEPSRPPMLFFLCQLSAIELCYTLVIVPKALLSLAVVGGSTISFLGCAAQMLLFVALGGAECLLLLAMAYDRYVAICQPLHYGAVMSEGLCLRLAVASCLGGCAVALGLTVAVFHLPFCQPLCINHYFCDVSALLHLACTQSYSPQLPLLAACVLLLLLPFLLILTSYSCIAAVLLRAPSSVRRGKAFSTCASHLFITLLHYGCATFMYIRPKSSYSPTRDKMVSLVYTNITPLLYPLIYGLRNKEMREILRKMLSRKKTAQLH, from the coding sequence ATGCCATGTGAAGGCTGCATGGAGAGGGACAATAAGAGCTCTGATGTAACCATGGAATTCCTCCTCCTCggcttccctgagctgctctgtctgcGGATCTTCCTTTTGCTTATCTTTTGCATTGTCCACTTGGCCACGGTGGCAGGGAATGTGATGATCATCGTGGCGGTGGTTATGGAGCCTTCACGCCCTCCTATGCTCTTCTTCCTCTGTCAGCTCTCTGCCATTGAGCTCTGCTATACCTTAGTCATTGTCCCTAAGGCACTTCTCAGCCTGGCAGTGGTGGGTGGCAGCACCATTTCTTTCCTAGGCTGCGCTGCACAGATGCTCCTGTTTGTGGCACTTGGTGGGGCTGAgtgtctcctgctgctggccatggcCTATGACCGCTATGTGGCCATCTGCCAGCCACTCCACTACGGGGCTGTGATGAGCGAGGGGCTGTGtctcaggctggctgtggcatCCTGTCTGGGGGGCTGTGCCGTGGCCCTGGGGCTGACGGTGGCTGTTTTCCACCTACCCTTCTGTCAGCCGCTTTGCATCAACCATTACTTCTGCGacgtctctgctctgctgcacctggcctgcacacagagctacagccctcagctgcccttgctggctgcctgtgtgctcctcctgctgctccccttcCTCCTAATCCTTACCTCCTACAGCTGCATCGCTGCTGTTTTGTTACGTGCCCCCTCCTCTGTGAGAAGGGGCAAAGCCTTTTCCACCTGCGCTTCACACCTCTTCATCACCCTGCTGCACTATGGCTGTGCCACCTTCATGTACATTCGCCCCAAGTCCAGCTACTCACCCACCCGAGACAAGATGGTGTCTCTGGTCTACACCAACATCACTCCGTTACTGTACCCCTTAATTTATGGTCTGAGGAACAAGGAAATGAGAGAGATCCTCAGGAAGATGTTGAGCAGGAAGAaaacagctcagctgcactAG